From the genome of uncultured Cohaesibacter sp., one region includes:
- a CDS encoding LysM peptidoglycan-binding domain-containing protein, with translation MKSAAPFIALGGGVIAVVVGIFVFGDQLGIGGKKPQPATPVSAVSETKLPDQTANATPAASEEKAEPAEQAEAAAEDGAKDTPVDVASLPKADDTTVETPKEADIPQSVEQEAPEAVEPSFDVVRVEPDGQTLVAGKASPGWKVELKNGAIVLSSAEADANGEWVMVLDRPLEEGVSDLSLNAKSADGSKALESESNVTVALPEGGKGELLVVETKPGEASRVLANVPAPKAEETVVAKLEETKDAVVETAEAVKDEAVDVVEQAAEDVKETVEEAVAAVSEPVQTSVPEAKEEVSEPEATPSEPVEVAKVEEPKAEPQAEPVAPVAPAVVSIEAVEIEGDTLFVAGAAEPSGSLVRLYVDNKSISDSRSGVTGRFLFDGELTLEAGEHQARVDLIDPATGKVATRAEVSFSKKATESVVASTPDAPAEPSDAQGSGNDVASSPSAEPVEAKTRKVIIRRGDNLWEIARRVYGAGIRYSTIYDTNIDQIRDPHWIYPGQVFELPEGQDGWDQNFDAVESPPEEADQSAQLDQPSAQ, from the coding sequence ATGAAATCTGCTGCTCCTTTTATTGCCCTAGGTGGCGGTGTCATCGCCGTCGTCGTCGGCATCTTTGTATTCGGCGATCAATTGGGGATTGGTGGCAAGAAGCCTCAACCCGCAACCCCGGTTTCTGCCGTTTCCGAGACCAAGCTTCCTGATCAGACCGCCAATGCCACTCCGGCGGCAAGCGAAGAGAAGGCCGAGCCGGCAGAACAGGCAGAGGCCGCCGCTGAAGACGGTGCCAAGGATACCCCGGTCGACGTCGCGAGCCTGCCGAAAGCAGACGACACCACTGTAGAAACCCCGAAAGAGGCCGATATCCCTCAAAGCGTTGAGCAGGAAGCCCCAGAGGCTGTTGAGCCGAGCTTCGATGTGGTTCGTGTCGAGCCCGATGGGCAGACGCTGGTGGCAGGCAAGGCCAGCCCCGGCTGGAAAGTCGAATTGAAGAATGGTGCCATCGTGCTTTCGAGCGCCGAGGCGGATGCCAATGGCGAATGGGTGATGGTTCTGGATCGTCCGCTCGAAGAAGGTGTTTCCGATCTGTCGCTGAATGCGAAGTCTGCCGATGGCAGCAAGGCGCTCGAGTCCGAGAGCAACGTGACCGTTGCCTTGCCGGAAGGGGGCAAGGGCGAGCTGCTAGTGGTCGAGACAAAGCCGGGTGAAGCCTCTCGCGTGCTGGCCAATGTGCCTGCTCCCAAGGCGGAAGAGACTGTTGTCGCCAAGCTCGAAGAGACCAAGGATGCTGTTGTCGAGACGGCAGAAGCTGTCAAGGACGAGGCTGTTGACGTGGTTGAACAGGCCGCTGAGGACGTGAAAGAGACAGTCGAAGAAGCCGTTGCTGCTGTTTCTGAGCCTGTACAGACTTCGGTGCCTGAAGCCAAGGAGGAGGTTTCCGAACCGGAAGCAACCCCGAGCGAGCCTGTTGAAGTTGCCAAGGTCGAAGAGCCCAAAGCCGAACCGCAGGCCGAGCCAGTTGCACCGGTCGCACCAGCCGTGGTGTCGATCGAGGCGGTTGAAATCGAGGGCGACACGCTGTTTGTTGCCGGTGCTGCCGAGCCTTCCGGATCACTAGTCCGACTGTACGTCGACAACAAGTCGATCTCGGACAGCCGTAGCGGCGTAACGGGTCGTTTCCTGTTCGACGGCGAGCTGACGCTTGAGGCTGGAGAGCATCAGGCCCGCGTCGACCTGATCGATCCGGCAACCGGCAAGGTTGCGACCCGGGCCGAGGTTTCCTTCTCCAAAAAGGCAACGGAGAGTGTGGTTGCCTCGACGCCTGATGCGCCGGCCGAGCCGAGCGATGCTCAGGGCAGTGGCAACGATGTTGCGAGCAGCCCGAGTGCTGAGCCTGTCGAAGCCAAGACGCGCAAGGTCATCATCCGGCGCGGTGACAATCTGTGGGAGATCGCTCGTCGCGTCTATGGTGCCGGGATCCGCTATTCCACCATCTACGACACCAACATCGACCAGATCCGCGATCCGCACTGGATCTATCCCGGTCAGGTGTTTGAGTTGCCGGAAGGTCAGGATGGCTGGGACCAGAACTTCGATGCGGTCGAGTCGCCTCCTGAAGAGGCCGATCAGTCCGCTCAGCTTGACCAGCCGTCGGCACAGTAA
- a CDS encoding metalloregulator ArsR/SmtB family transcription factor produces MGKGKGCGWHGSAGTLDVDLADPVVADDEHGRCCDHFDPLARAFKALGHPARLMILKKLSSQSSHCCGDICSTLPLAQSTVSQHLKVLKDCGFIQLETAGQQSRYTVNFERLTQFLGENNAFFESLRDRRGETHTD; encoded by the coding sequence ATGGGCAAGGGAAAAGGCTGCGGCTGGCATGGATCAGCAGGCACGCTTGATGTTGATCTTGCCGATCCGGTCGTGGCTGATGATGAGCATGGCAGGTGCTGTGATCATTTCGATCCGCTTGCGCGCGCCTTCAAGGCTCTGGGACACCCGGCCCGCCTGATGATCCTCAAAAAACTCAGCTCTCAGAGCAGCCATTGCTGCGGCGACATCTGTTCCACTCTGCCGCTCGCGCAGTCGACTGTATCCCAGCATCTCAAGGTGCTGAAGGACTGCGGCTTCATTCAGCTTGAAACCGCAGGCCAGCAGAGTCGATACACAGTCAACTTCGAACGACTGACCCAGTTTCTTGGCGAAAACAACGCCTTCTTTGAAAGCCTCCGAGATCGGAGAGGCGAAACACACACGGATTAA
- a CDS encoding ABC transporter ATP-binding protein/permease, whose amino-acid sequence MRKSRHDSEPFRHTGAPVDAEASSFQTLRNLWPYIWPSDRADLKRRVAMALSALFLGKLINVLTPYTFKWATDALSDPSAPDGVGVVGWLSVPIMLVAAYGVGRVMNVGFDQLRDGLFARVGQHAVRNLSNKTFRHMHSLSLRFHLQRRTGGLSRIIERGTRGIEGVVRHTILHAVPTLLQFVMMSAVIAYQFDFIYVVIVVAMVAIYVAFTVRVTSWRIDIRRRMNESDNDANSKTVDSLLNFETVKYFGNEEREAHRFDQSMKVYEKSAISTWVSLTWLNFGQITIFTTGMALCMGLSAYAVMNGTQTVGDFVLINALLMQLAIPLNFFGSMHREIKQGLVDLESMFELMREAPEVVDKPDAKPLAVNGGTVRFEDVYFHYDANRPILKGVSFEVPAGKTVAIVGPSGAGKSTISRLLFRFYDVTKGAITIDGQDLRDVQQHSLRQNVGMVPQDTVLFNDTIAYNIGYGRPDASREEIEEAARMAQVSDFIATLPLGFDTEVGERGLKLSGGEKQRVAIARTILKAPPILVLDEATSALDSHTEQEIQTALDEVSQNRTTVVIAHRLSTVIGADEIIVLENGRIRERGRHSELLDQKGLYASMWDRQREASEAEERLRKAVEGDRSGYLPERGHDLEVAE is encoded by the coding sequence ATGAGAAAATCAAGACACGACAGTGAGCCGTTTCGGCACACTGGAGCGCCTGTCGACGCTGAAGCTTCTTCCTTCCAGACCCTGCGCAATCTTTGGCCCTATATCTGGCCCTCGGACCGCGCCGACCTCAAACGCCGTGTTGCAATGGCTCTCAGCGCCCTGTTTCTGGGAAAGCTGATCAATGTTCTGACGCCCTATACCTTCAAATGGGCGACCGATGCCCTGTCTGATCCTTCTGCGCCGGATGGCGTCGGCGTGGTCGGCTGGCTCAGTGTTCCGATCATGCTGGTCGCGGCCTATGGTGTCGGGCGCGTGATGAATGTGGGCTTTGACCAGTTGCGCGACGGCCTGTTTGCCCGAGTTGGCCAACATGCGGTGCGTAACCTTTCCAACAAGACATTCCGGCACATGCATAGCCTGTCCTTGCGCTTTCATTTGCAGCGGCGCACCGGCGGCCTGTCGCGGATCATTGAACGTGGGACACGCGGGATCGAGGGCGTAGTTCGTCATACGATCCTTCATGCGGTGCCGACGCTGTTGCAATTCGTGATGATGTCTGCGGTTATCGCCTACCAATTTGATTTCATTTATGTGGTGATCGTGGTGGCGATGGTCGCGATCTATGTCGCGTTCACGGTCCGGGTGACCTCCTGGCGCATCGATATTCGCCGCCGGATGAACGAATCCGACAATGACGCCAATTCCAAGACCGTCGACAGCCTGCTCAATTTCGAAACAGTGAAATATTTCGGCAACGAGGAACGAGAGGCCCATCGCTTCGACCAGTCGATGAAGGTCTATGAAAAATCTGCCATCAGCACATGGGTGTCGCTGACCTGGCTGAACTTTGGCCAGATCACCATCTTCACTACAGGTATGGCGCTCTGTATGGGGCTGTCCGCCTATGCGGTGATGAATGGCACCCAGACCGTCGGTGATTTCGTGCTGATCAACGCCCTGTTGATGCAGCTTGCCATTCCGCTCAACTTCTTCGGCTCCATGCACCGAGAAATCAAACAGGGGCTGGTCGATCTCGAATCGATGTTCGAACTGATGCGTGAAGCGCCCGAAGTGGTCGACAAGCCGGATGCAAAGCCGCTTGCTGTCAATGGTGGCACGGTACGCTTTGAGGATGTCTATTTCCACTACGATGCCAATCGACCCATTCTGAAAGGCGTGAGCTTTGAAGTACCCGCAGGCAAGACCGTGGCCATCGTCGGACCATCAGGGGCTGGCAAGTCGACCATTTCGCGTCTGTTGTTCCGCTTCTATGACGTGACCAAGGGTGCCATTACCATCGATGGTCAGGACCTGCGCGATGTGCAGCAGCATAGTCTGAGACAGAATGTCGGCATGGTTCCGCAGGATACGGTTCTGTTCAACGACACCATCGCCTACAACATCGGCTACGGCCGTCCAGATGCGTCACGCGAGGAAATCGAGGAAGCTGCCCGCATGGCGCAGGTGTCTGATTTCATCGCTACCTTGCCTCTCGGCTTTGATACCGAAGTCGGGGAGAGGGGGCTGAAACTGTCCGGGGGTGAGAAGCAGCGCGTGGCTATTGCCCGCACGATCCTGAAGGCCCCGCCGATCCTTGTGCTGGACGAAGCCACCTCGGCGCTCGACAGTCACACCGAGCAGGAGATCCAGACCGCGCTTGATGAGGTTTCCCAAAACCGCACCACGGTGGTCATTGCCCACAGACTGTCAACGGTGATTGGCGCTGACGAGATCATCGTGCTCGAGAATGGTCGCATTCGCGAGCGGGGGCGACATTCCGAGCTGCTTGACCAGAAGGGGCTCTATGCCTCGATGTGGGATCGCCAGAGAGAGGCCAGCGAGGCCGAGGAACGGCTGCGCAAGGCGGTCGAGGGTGATCGATCAGGCTATCTTCCCGAACGGGGCCATGATCTGGAAGTTGCCGAATAG
- a CDS encoding SDR family NAD(P)-dependent oxidoreductase, whose translation MTEKRLEGRLAVVTGASRGIGWQAALALAREGAHIVAIAKTVGALEELDDAIKAMGGAATLVPVDLMDYDAIDRLGAALFERWGKLDILLGNAGLLGSVSPIGHLDPVKDWDKVLGVNLTANWRLIRSLDPLLRRSDAGRALFMTSGAPHKCKPYWGIYSVSKAGLEALVRTYAGEIEQTNVKVNCFNPGPVRTGMRAKAMPGEDPMTLPHPSELAPHILECLLPECQESGRMYDFPSKSWKDYGSPVVG comes from the coding sequence ATGACCGAAAAACGTCTGGAGGGACGTCTGGCAGTCGTCACTGGCGCGTCCCGTGGCATTGGTTGGCAGGCAGCCCTTGCCCTGGCCCGCGAAGGGGCCCACATCGTCGCGATTGCCAAAACCGTCGGGGCTCTGGAAGAACTCGATGATGCCATCAAGGCGATGGGCGGAGCCGCAACGCTGGTTCCGGTCGACCTGATGGACTATGACGCCATCGACCGCCTTGGCGCGGCTCTTTTCGAACGTTGGGGCAAGCTTGATATCCTTCTGGGCAACGCCGGATTGCTGGGCTCGGTCTCCCCAATCGGGCATCTCGATCCGGTCAAGGACTGGGACAAGGTGCTGGGGGTCAACCTGACCGCCAACTGGCGCCTGATCCGCTCCCTTGATCCGCTCCTGCGACGGTCTGACGCCGGTCGCGCCTTGTTCATGACCTCGGGAGCACCGCACAAGTGCAAGCCCTACTGGGGGATCTATTCGGTCTCCAAAGCAGGTCTTGAGGCGCTGGTGCGCACCTATGCCGGAGAAATCGAGCAAACCAATGTGAAGGTCAATTGCTTCAATCCCGGCCCCGTCCGCACGGGAATGCGCGCAAAGGCCATGCCGGGGGAAGATCCGATGACCCTGCCGCATCCAAGCGAGCTTGCCCCGCACATTCTTGAGTGCCTGCTGCCCGAATGTCAGGAAAGCGGCCGGATGTATGATTTCCCGTCCAAGAGCTGGAAGGATTACGGCAGCCCGGTGGTCGGCTGA
- the purF gene encoding amidophosphoribosyltransferase produces MIEEDSRISTETATVSPNTSIDDDWNGEGDTLHEECGVFGIFGTQDAAALAALGLHALQHRGQEAAGIATYDGEHFHLERRFGLVGDNFSNSDVLERLPGKSAIGHNRYSTAGGAALRNVQPLFAELEGGGIAVAHNGQFTNAMTLRKSLIKRGAIFQSTSDSEVVLQLIAKSRESNIVDRFIDGIRQMEGGYALVALTRKKLIGARDPLGIRPLVLGELEGSPVLASETCALDMIGAKFVREIKNGEVIVCTEDGIKSYHPFPDQPARLDIFEYIYFSRPDSVIAGRSVYEVRKALGRELAKELPLDVDVVVPVPDSGVPAALGYAQEIGIPFELGIVRNHYVGRTFIEPTQQIRALGVRLKHSANRSQVEGKRIVLVDDSLVRGTTSSKIVQMMRDAGAKEVHMLLASPPITHSDYYGIDTPDRKKLLAAQYDLEGMRKYIGADSLGFISIDGVYRSCGYEARNNKKPQFTDHCFTGDYPTALVDLEASEDHRSDGLLKD; encoded by the coding sequence ATGATTGAGGAAGACAGCCGGATTTCCACCGAGACAGCAACAGTCTCCCCCAACACCTCCATAGACGATGATTGGAATGGTGAAGGAGATACGTTGCATGAGGAATGCGGCGTGTTCGGCATATTCGGAACACAGGACGCTGCCGCCCTTGCCGCCCTCGGCCTTCATGCGCTTCAGCATCGCGGTCAGGAAGCAGCCGGTATCGCGACCTACGATGGCGAGCATTTCCACCTTGAGCGCCGTTTCGGACTGGTTGGCGACAACTTCTCCAATTCGGACGTGCTCGAACGCCTGCCCGGCAAATCGGCCATCGGCCACAACCGCTATTCAACGGCCGGTGGAGCAGCCCTTCGCAACGTGCAGCCCCTGTTTGCCGAGCTCGAAGGCGGCGGCATCGCGGTGGCCCACAACGGCCAGTTCACCAATGCGATGACCCTGCGCAAGTCGCTGATCAAACGCGGCGCGATCTTCCAGTCCACCTCGGACAGTGAAGTGGTCCTCCAGCTGATCGCAAAGAGCCGCGAATCCAACATCGTCGACCGGTTCATCGATGGCATTCGCCAGATGGAAGGCGGCTACGCGCTTGTTGCCCTCACGCGCAAGAAACTGATCGGCGCCCGTGACCCGCTTGGCATTCGTCCGCTAGTGCTCGGTGAGCTCGAAGGCTCTCCGGTGCTCGCCTCGGAAACCTGCGCCCTCGACATGATCGGTGCCAAATTCGTCCGCGAAATCAAGAATGGCGAGGTCATCGTCTGCACCGAGGATGGCATCAAGAGCTACCATCCCTTCCCCGACCAGCCAGCCCGTCTCGACATTTTCGAATATATCTATTTCTCCCGACCCGATTCCGTCATCGCCGGTCGCTCGGTCTATGAAGTCCGCAAGGCGCTTGGCCGCGAGCTGGCCAAGGAACTGCCGCTCGACGTAGATGTCGTGGTGCCCGTACCGGACTCCGGTGTGCCAGCCGCTCTCGGCTATGCGCAGGAAATCGGCATTCCCTTTGAACTCGGGATCGTCCGCAACCACTATGTGGGCCGAACCTTCATCGAGCCGACCCAGCAGATCCGCGCGCTCGGCGTGCGTCTCAAGCATTCGGCCAACCGCTCTCAGGTTGAAGGCAAACGCATCGTGCTGGTCGACGATAGCCTCGTGCGCGGCACCACCTCGTCCAAGATCGTCCAGATGATGCGTGACGCTGGCGCCAAGGAAGTCCACATGCTCCTTGCCAGCCCGCCGATAACCCACTCGGACTATTACGGCATCGACACGCCGGATCGCAAAAAGCTGCTCGCAGCCCAGTATGATCTGGAAGGCATGCGCAAATATATTGGCGCGGATTCTCTCGGCTTTATCTCCATCGATGGCGTCTACCGCTCCTGTGGCTACGAAGCCCGCAACAACAAGAAACCGCAGTTCACCGATCATTGCTTCACCGGCGACTATCCAACGGCGCTTGTTGATCTGGAAGCGTCCGAAGACCACCGCAGCGATGGTCTGCTCAAAGACTAG
- a CDS encoding CvpA family protein — protein sequence MPIELLDVIFLVVLLISAFLAMIRGFVREVLAIGAWVAAAFATLKLFDTVLPMVTPYLPQPIVAQAATALGIFLITLIVVSFITIQISDFVLDSRIGALDRTLGFVFGALRGAILMAVAVIFFNWFVPEDKQPNWVAQAKSKPFLNNMGDKLISILPEDPQEQLMEKIRQQRDGTPTNEEAGYSKDERNEIGKIANNAPAQ from the coding sequence ATGCCCATCGAACTCCTAGATGTCATTTTTCTTGTCGTCTTGCTGATTTCGGCCTTCCTTGCGATGATTCGCGGCTTCGTGCGTGAAGTTCTGGCGATTGGCGCCTGGGTTGCTGCCGCATTCGCGACCCTCAAGCTGTTCGACACCGTTCTGCCGATGGTCACCCCCTATCTGCCCCAGCCCATCGTGGCGCAGGCTGCAACCGCTCTGGGGATTTTCCTCATCACGCTGATCGTGGTCTCGTTCATTACGATCCAGATTTCCGACTTCGTCCTCGACAGCCGCATCGGCGCGCTCGACCGGACCCTCGGCTTCGTCTTCGGTGCCCTGCGCGGTGCGATTCTGATGGCCGTTGCCGTTATCTTCTTCAACTGGTTCGTGCCCGAAGACAAGCAGCCCAACTGGGTTGCGCAGGCCAAGTCAAAACCATTCCTCAACAACATGGGCGACAAGCTGATCAGCATCCTGCCGGAAGACCCGCAGGAGCAGCTGATGGAAAAGATCCGTCAGCAGCGCGACGGCACGCCCACCAACGAGGAAGCAGGCTATTCAAAGGACGAGCGTAACGAGATTGGCAAGATTGCCAACAACGCACCGGCCCAATAG
- the radA gene encoding DNA repair protein RadA, with protein sequence MARKKSTFVCQSCGAITNRWAGRCESCGEWNSIAEEVEGAGIGGSPRTTRGKGGRIVELVSLSGQEEPAPRITTNVGELDRVTGGGFVKGSVLLLGGDPGIGKSTLLIQASAALTRRGHRVVYISGEEAIDQVRLRAARLGLAKETVELAAETSVEDILATLTAGPPPEMVVIDSIQTLWTDSADSAPGTVTQVRASAQAMIRYAKQTGAAVILVGHVTKDGQIAGPRVVEHMVDGVLHFEGDSGHQFRILRAIKNRFGPTDEIGVFEMTGGGLSQVANPSAMFLGERNLSAPGAAVFAGMEGSRPLLVEIQALVAQSPLGTPRRAVVGWDTSRLSMILAVLDAHCGVRLSGHDVYLNVAGGLKINEPAADLAVAAALVSSLAGVALPAEAVYFGEISLSGAIRPVSHAATRIKESAKLGFSSAIVPEGAIKSTKSAELTLTGLEGLTDLVARIAAGSSLNTTDNPED encoded by the coding sequence ATGGCGCGTAAAAAATCCACCTTCGTCTGCCAGTCCTGTGGTGCCATCACCAACCGTTGGGCAGGCAGATGCGAATCCTGTGGCGAATGGAACTCAATCGCCGAAGAAGTGGAAGGCGCAGGCATCGGCGGCTCACCCAGAACCACGCGCGGCAAGGGTGGCCGCATCGTCGAGCTGGTTTCCCTGTCCGGCCAGGAAGAGCCCGCTCCGCGCATCACCACCAATGTCGGTGAGCTGGACCGCGTCACCGGTGGCGGCTTCGTCAAGGGCTCGGTGCTGCTTCTGGGCGGGGATCCGGGTATCGGCAAGTCGACCCTGCTCATTCAGGCCTCCGCGGCGCTAACAAGGCGTGGCCATCGCGTCGTCTATATCTCCGGCGAGGAAGCCATCGATCAAGTGCGCCTCAGGGCCGCCCGTCTTGGTCTGGCCAAGGAAACGGTCGAGCTCGCCGCCGAGACCAGCGTTGAGGACATTCTCGCCACCCTGACCGCAGGTCCACCGCCCGAAATGGTCGTCATTGATTCGATCCAGACCCTCTGGACCGACAGCGCCGACAGCGCACCGGGCACCGTCACTCAGGTCCGCGCCTCGGCGCAGGCGATGATCCGCTACGCCAAGCAGACCGGCGCCGCCGTCATCCTCGTCGGGCATGTCACCAAGGACGGCCAGATCGCAGGCCCGCGTGTGGTCGAGCATATGGTCGACGGCGTACTGCATTTTGAAGGGGATTCTGGTCACCAGTTCCGCATCCTGCGCGCCATCAAGAACCGTTTCGGCCCAACCGACGAAATCGGCGTCTTCGAGATGACCGGCGGCGGCCTCAGTCAGGTTGCCAACCCGTCGGCCATGTTCCTTGGCGAACGCAATCTGTCGGCTCCCGGAGCCGCTGTCTTTGCAGGCATGGAAGGCTCGCGCCCGTTGCTCGTGGAAATTCAGGCCCTTGTCGCCCAGTCACCGCTGGGCACACCGCGCCGGGCCGTTGTCGGCTGGGATACGAGCCGCCTCTCCATGATCCTCGCGGTTCTCGATGCCCATTGCGGGGTGCGCCTGTCCGGCCATGACGTCTATCTCAACGTGGCAGGTGGCCTCAAGATCAACGAACCGGCCGCCGACCTCGCCGTGGCAGCCGCCCTCGTCTCGTCCCTCGCCGGTGTGGCGCTCCCGGCGGAGGCGGTTTATTTCGGCGAGATCAGTCTGTCGGGAGCCATCCGACCCGTCTCCCACGCTGCAACGCGCATCAAGGAATCCGCCAAGCTTGGCTTTTCCAGCGCGATTGTCCCTGAGGGAGCCATCAAATCGACAAAATCCGCCGAGCTCACTCTGACCGGCCTTGAGGGTCTGACCGATTTGGTTGCCCGGATTGCTGCCGGATCGAGCCTCAATACAACAGACAATCCCGAGGATTGA
- the alr gene encoding alanine racemase yields MSKDPSSSRLAPHIAHLSAGAPPIAGSELSVDLKALAANYTELAEKSGSAEASAVIKADAYGTGLEEAAKALWQAGCRTFFIAHPQEGARARSTLPEATLYALNGLVGDDSEAAMAYYRDHGIRPVLGSYEEVDLWNAYCASIDEALPCALHFDTGMNRLGLSKKAAHQLSEKWLSQPPAFTPTLIMSHLACGDDPQHPLNSTQLDRFRAIRACFPDIPASLANSAGVFLGPDFHFDLTRPGIALYGGLAINNRPNPMQTVVTLKSRILSTRHVPKGQSVSYGATEVTKRDSRLAIINMGYADGYLRTGSSSDQRKGARVYIDGYEATIIGRITMDLTIIDVTDIPEDIAKRGNWAELFGPHMPIDEVAAIAGTIGYELLTNLGLRSLRRYL; encoded by the coding sequence ATGTCCAAGGATCCATCCTCCTCTCGCCTAGCCCCCCACATCGCTCATCTGTCAGCAGGTGCCCCTCCCATTGCGGGCAGCGAACTGTCCGTTGACCTCAAGGCCCTTGCGGCCAACTATACCGAATTGGCCGAGAAGAGCGGCAGCGCAGAAGCCTCGGCGGTCATCAAGGCGGATGCCTACGGCACAGGCCTTGAAGAAGCGGCAAAGGCTTTGTGGCAGGCAGGATGCCGGACCTTTTTCATCGCTCACCCTCAGGAAGGGGCCCGCGCTCGCAGCACCTTGCCGGAGGCAACCCTTTACGCGCTCAACGGCCTTGTCGGCGATGACAGCGAGGCCGCCATGGCTTACTACCGCGACCATGGCATCAGACCGGTTCTCGGAAGTTATGAAGAGGTCGATCTCTGGAACGCCTATTGCGCCTCGATTGATGAAGCGCTCCCTTGCGCCCTTCATTTCGACACCGGAATGAACCGCCTCGGCCTCAGCAAGAAGGCCGCGCACCAGTTGTCCGAAAAATGGCTATCCCAGCCGCCGGCCTTCACGCCGACCCTGATCATGAGCCATCTTGCCTGTGGCGATGACCCGCAGCACCCGCTCAACAGCACCCAGCTCGACCGGTTCCGCGCCATTCGTGCCTGTTTCCCCGACATTCCCGCCTCGCTGGCCAATTCCGCAGGCGTCTTCCTTGGCCCGGATTTCCATTTCGATCTCACCCGGCCCGGCATCGCGCTTTATGGCGGCCTCGCCATCAACAATCGCCCCAATCCGATGCAAACTGTCGTGACCTTGAAGAGTCGCATCCTCTCCACCCGTCACGTCCCGAAGGGACAATCGGTCAGTTATGGCGCGACCGAGGTGACCAAACGCGACAGCCGCCTTGCCATCATCAACATGGGCTACGCGGACGGCTATCTTCGCACGGGGTCCAGCAGCGACCAGCGCAAGGGAGCAAGGGTCTATATCGACGGATACGAGGCCACCATCATCGGCCGGATCACCATGGACCTGACGATTATCGATGTCACCGATATCCCTGAAGACATCGCCAAGCGCGGCAACTGGGCAGAGCTCTTCGGCCCGCACATGCCCATTGACGAGGTTGCCGCCATCGCCGGAACCATCGGCTACGAGCTGCTCACAAACCTTGGCTTGCGCAGCCTGCGCCGCTATCTGTGA